ctcacagcttaataaatgccattatcattcattattattattattattattattattattattattattattattattattattaaacagcctGGAGGAGCCCAGTGGTGGGGGTGGGCTACCTCATGGAACCGGACAGAGAGGGCctcggggagtggggagggccgGGAAAGGGGGCTAAGAGCAAAGCCCAGACTCAGTCAGGACACGTGAGagctggcctcagtttcctctcccacACCAACGGAAGGAAAAGCAAGGCACGATGCagaacctgtagactgtaagttcgttgtgggcagcgaatgtgtatgttatagtgttctattgtaataataataataataataataatggcatttattaagcacttactatgtgcaaagcaccgttctaagcgctggggaggttacaaggtgatcaggttgtcccacggggggctcacagtcttcatccccatttgacagatgaggtagctgaggcccagagaagtgaagtgaagaagtgaataaatatcctatttattttattttgttggtatgtttggttctgttctctgtctcccccttttagactgtgagcccactgttgggtagggactgtctctatgtgttgccaatttgtacttcccaagcgcttagtacagtgctctgcacatagtaagcgctcaataaatacgattgattgattgattgaagtgacttgcccgaagtcacacagctgacaagtggcggagccgggatttgaacccacgacctccgactccaaagcccgggctcttcccactgaaccacgctgcttctctattgtactctcccaagcgcttagtacagtgccctgcgcacggtaagcgctcaataaatacgaccgaacgaatgaatgaaccttttatCAGCCGCCCCCGGAGTCGAGGCAGGAGGGAGCCAGCCGGGGGTCCTGGGGCAGGGGGGGAAGAGTCCTGGGGAGGGGCTCACAGCAAGCCCACCCTGGCCCGACCTCCCTGTCCCAAGGAGAGTCAGGGGCCGGCTGCCCGCTCGAGTCCTGAGGCGAGGCCTTGGGGCCGGGGTTTCCAGAGCAGAGGGAGCTCAATTCCGGGGAAACTAAGTCTTCCCGATGGGTGGGCGCCCAGGAGCCGGGCACCCTCGAGAGTGGGGGCACAGGGCGCAGTCGTGGTCCTCGCCCCGTTGAGTTGGGGGCAGTGGGATGGCTGTCCTGGGTTTTTCCCCGAGGTGGCTGACCTCCGGTCACTTCTCGAAATAGGGCAAGTAGAAGAACTGAAACCCTCTGTGTCCCTTCACCGCACAGTAAATGAAGATGACGTGATACACTGCGAGACAGGAAGAGGGTGGTTACGGCCTTGGCTCCTCCATcctgtcctctttcctcctccccccaccctcctcctgcaaGGCCCAGGCTCCATCTTCTTCCCCCACACTAGCCCCAGGGACCCACCTCCAGGGATGAGAAGCAGGAAGCCCGGGACAAAGAAGATGGCACTGGAGATGCCTGTGAAAAGAGAGGCCTCGGGTCTCCGCGGGGCGAGGGAAACCGGAACGCGGGGACAAGAGGGACTATAAGTAGCGGGTTCCGAGAGCCCCCCAACCTTCCCCTTCATTCCCACCGGCCCCTCACCACCTCTGCCCCCACACGAGGCCGGACCCTTCTCTccctgaggaggggagggaaggggagaagccttttagactgtgagcccactgttgggtagggactgtctctatgtgttgccaatttgtacttcccaagcgctcagtacagtgctctgcacatagtaagcgctcaataaatacgattgattgattgattgatgatcccagGGATGTGTTCAGGGGTCTGGGCCAAGGGTCAGGGCAGggttatattaaagtctgtctccccctcaagactctaagctcatcgcgggcaggggatgcgtctgttctctcccaagcacatggtaagcgctccacaaatacgactgactgacttacccGCCGATGGTGACACCTGCAGTCCCACCCCGATGAGGACGAGAGCTGTGGACAGTTGGCCGAGAGAGAGTCACACCCAGCCCTCGCCCCCGCCGCCCTCTCCCCGGggaccctgtgagcccactgtctctgtatgttgccaatttgtacttcccaagcgctcagtccagtgctctgcacacagtaagcgctcaataaatacgattgatgatgatgatgatgacccgagCTCACTCACccagccccagcagcagcagcaagaaggAGGCGAGGACCACCCGGCGATTCTTCTGGACCAGAGGGTGGTGGGGCCAGCTGGGGACGGAACAGCCATTAGATGGTAAGAGGTGGgaaagggatataataataataataatggcacttgttcagcacttactatgtgcaaagcactgttctaagcgctgggggatacatgatgatcaggttgtcccacttggggctcgcagtcttaatccccattttacagatgagggaactgaggcacagagaagctaagtggctcgcccaaagtcacacagctggaaagcagaagagctgggatttgaacccatgagctctgtgtcccaagcccgtgctctttccactgagccatcctgcttctgcaGCTTGCTGCTTGCTTcacactggctcacagtcttaatccccattttacagatgagggaactgaggcacagagaagctaagtggctcgcccaaagtcacacagctgaaaagcagaagagctgggatttgaacccatgagctctgtctcccaagcccgtgctctttccactgagccatcctgcttctgcaGCTTGCTACTTGCTTCACACTGCAAGGATAGgggagtggggcagagggagaccagtgccgggggctgggggggtgggaaaAGCTACGTTTTGTGGGCCGGGGCCTTGGGGATGCTGCAAGGCCGgactgggggataataataataataataataatgacatttattaggcgcttactatgtgcaaagcactgttctaagcgctggggagcttacaaggtgatcaggttgtcccaaagggggctcacagtcttaatccccattttacagttgagggaactgaggcccagagaatcaatcaatcaatcaatcaatcgtatttattgagcgcttactatgtgcagagcactgtactaagcgcttgggaagtacaaattggaaacacatagagacagtccctacccaacagtgggctcacagtctaaaagggggagacagagaacagaaccaaacataccaacaaaataaaataaataggatagaaatgtacaagtaaaataaataaataaatagagtaataaatatgtgcaaccatatatacatatatacaggtgctgtggggaagggaaggaggtaagatggggggatggagagggggacgagggggagaggagggaaggggctcagtctgggaaggcctcctggaggaggtgagctctcagcagggccttgaagagaagtgaagtgacttgctcaaagtcacccagctgacagttggaggagccgggatttgaacccatggcctctgactccaaagcccgggcgctttccactgagccacgctgctcctcctatgGGGGATGGCCGGATGGCCGGAGGGGTCATTTAGAAGAGGGGTCTCCCCCTCCtgagaggggacgggaggggctctgaggctgggaagggggagtggaGAGAGTCCCAACTGCAGGGAAGAGGAGGCAAAACAGTTATCaactgcagggagagggaagcagtgttgcctagtaacttctctgggcctcagttacctcatctgtaaaatgggggtgaagacggtgcgctccacgtgggacaacctgatcaccttgtatcctccccagtgcttagaacagtgctttgcacatagtacgcgcttaacaaatgccaccaccagaagacctggggtctaatcctgctccaccactggcctgctgcgtgactttgggcaaatcacttctctgtgcctcagttccctcatccgtaaaatggggattcaatacctatttagactgttagccccatgtgagacctgattatcttgtgtctaccccagcgcttagttcagtgcttgcacataataataataatggtatttgttaagtgcttactatgtgtcaagcactgtcctgagcacaggggtagatacaaggtaatcaggttgtcccatgtggggctcacagtcttaatccccattttacagatgaggtaactgaggcccagagaagttaagcgacttgcccaaagtcacacagctggcaagtggtggagcagggattagaacccatgacctctggctcccaagcccaggctctttccgctgagccatgctgcttcccaagaaatcccagcgcttagaacagtgctttgcacatagtaagcacttaacaaatgccatcatcattattattattattattattatatactactattattattattattactggaaagagcacaggcctgggaatcagaggacctgggttctaattccggctccaccacttgtttgctgtgggacctttggcaagccacttaacttctctgggcctcagttacctcatctgtaaaatggggattaagatagtgagtcacgcgtaggacacggactgtgtccagccagagtAGTCTGTAGCTACCCcatcgctttgaacagtgcctggcacatagtaaacacttaacaaataccatttttttaaaaaaaagagaggttAGAGGGAGCCTCATCTACAGagcgggggagagaagggggagtctcagactcattcattcattcaatcgtatttattgagcgcttactgtgtgcagagcactggactgagcacttgggaaggacaagtcggcaacagatagagatgatccctacccaaaaacgggctcacagttgtaaggaagggaagggaaagggaggtctCAGGCACAgggggctgtgggggagggaggaaagggggtctcAGCtgtagagaaggggagaggccgttgttgggtatctagatgttgccgacttgtacttccccagcgcttagtacagtgccctgcacacagtaagcgctcaataagtacgattgaatgaatgaatgaatgagactcaagtgcagggagggggaaggaagggggtctcagctacaaggagggggaggggagggggtctcagctgcaaggagggggaggggagggggtctcagctacaaggagggggagggaagggggtctcagctgcagggaggggggaggaaggggggtctcagctgcagggagggggaggaaagggggtctcAGCtacaaggagggggagggaaggggttctcagctgtagggagggggaggaaagggagggggtctcagctgcagggagggggagggaagggggggtctcagctgcagggagggggagggaaaggggtttcagctgcagggaggggggaagggggtctcagctgtagggagggggagggaagggggtctcagctgcagggaggaggagggaagggggtcttagttgtagggagggggagggaagggggtctcagctacaaggagggggagggaaaggggtctcagctgtagggagggggaaggaagggggtctcagctatagggagggggagggacgggggtctcatctgcagggaggggggagggagggggtctcagctacaaggagggagagggaagggggtctcagctgtagggagggggagggaagggggtctcagctgtagggagggggagaaagggggtctcagatgcagggagggggaaggaagggggtctcagctatagggagggggagggaagggggtctcagctgcagggagggggagggaaggggggggtctcagctgcaggagaggggagggaaaggggagcctcaggtgcagggaggggaaaggaagggggtctCAGCTACaaggttggggagggaaagggggtctcagctgcagagagggggagggaagggggtctcagatgcagggagggggagaaagggggtctcagatgcagggagggggaggaaagggggtctcAACtacaaggaaggggagggaagggggtctcagctgtagggagggggagggaagaggggtctcagctacaggagaggggagggaaaggggagcctcaggtgcagggaggggaagggaaggggttctCAGCTacaaggatggggagggaagggggtttcagctgcagggagggggagggaagggggtctcagctgcagagagggggagagaagggggtctcagctgcagggagggggagagaagggggtctcagctgcagggagggggagagaagggggtctcagctgcagggagggggagagaagggggtctcagctgcagggagggggagggaagggggtctcagctgcagggagggggagggaagggggtctcagctgcagggagggaagggggtctcagctgcagggagggaagggggtctcagctgcagggagggggaggggagggaggggagggagggtctcaGGCACAGGaaaggctgggggggtggggggcacgcgGGTCTGACCTGCAGCAGGCACGGTACGAGCGTTGAGTGGTGTTGCTGAGGTTGCTGAAAGACCACTGCGAGCTGCGGGTGGACGCGCGGCCGGGGTCCCTGCGAGGCCAAAGAGGGACCCGGTCAGTCACAGGCCCCAGGCCCGGGGCCCCACCGAGCCAATCCACCCGGGGGATTGACTGAACGCTCCCTGCGGGCAGGGCAGAACAGTAGggggacgcgttccctgcccacagggagcatacagtgcagaaggggagacaggccttaCAATAAACTACCGAGAGGGGAGGCTGGAGAATGTAAGGATGTGGGCAGAGGGGTGGCTCTCAAGTGCTcaattttactattactctatttatttattttacttgtacacatctattctattgattttattttgttagtatgttgggctttgttctctgtctcccccttttagactgcgagcccccagttgggtagggactgtctctatgtgttgccaacttggacttcccaagcgcttagtacagtgctctgcacacaggaagcgctcaatgaatacgattgatgatgatgatgctcaaggGGCTCAGATGggagtgtgactttggggaagtcacttatctcctccgggcctcacttcctctccccctccttcattcattcattcattcattcaatcgtatttattgagcacttactgtgtgcagagcactgtactaagcgcttgggaagtacaagttggcaacacatagagacggtccctacccaacagtgggctcacagtctagaagggggagacagacaacaagacaaaacatattccttcccttccccacagcacctgtatatatgtatatatgttggtacggatttatcactctatttatttctttattttacttgtacatctctattctatttattttattttgttaatgtgtttggtttggtttctctgtctcccccttctagactgtgagcccactgttgggtaggggccgtctctagatgttgc
This genomic stretch from Tachyglossus aculeatus isolate mTacAcu1 chromosome 22, mTacAcu1.pri, whole genome shotgun sequence harbors:
- the TMEM134 gene encoding transmembrane protein 134 isoform X2, with the protein product MGTARPQFSIDDAFDLSLEEGAQGRFGVLHFERKVRGGDGEDGGDKQSRLKYQNLENDEDGVRVPQDPNGGITNSSQWSFSNLSNTTQRSYRACCSWPHHPLVQKNRRVVLASFLLLLLGLALVLIGVGLQVSPSAGISSAIFFVPGFLLLIPGVYHVIFIYCAVKGHRGFQFFYLPYFEK
- the TMEM134 gene encoding transmembrane protein 134 isoform X1 — its product is MGTARPQFSIDDAFDLSLEEGAQGRFGVLHFERKVRGGDGEDGGDKQSRLKYQNLENDEDGVRVPQDPNGGITNRDPGRASTRSSQWSFSNLSNTTQRSYRACCSWPHHPLVQKNRRVVLASFLLLLLGLALVLIGVGLQVSPSAGISSAIFFVPGFLLLIPGVYHVIFIYCAVKGHRGFQFFYLPYFEK
- the TMEM134 gene encoding transmembrane protein 134 isoform X3, which produces MGTARPQFSIDDAFDLSLEEGAQGRFGVLHFERKVRGGDGEDGGDKQSRLKYQNLENDEDGVRVPQDPNGGITNRDPGRASTRSSQWSFSNLSNTTQRSYRACCSWPHHPLVQKNRRVVLASFLLLLLGLGISSAIFFVPGFLLLIPGVYHVIFIYCAVKGHRGFQFFYLPYFEK